A part of Flavobacteriaceae bacterium GSB9 genomic DNA contains:
- a CDS encoding T9SS type A sorting domain-containing protein yields the protein MTKIEDNGTVIWAKKIGGMYNDTGNCLTINDKALYVAGEFNSPMLTIGTITLINEIGTTPINNENGFLAKYLLDGSPVGAIAPENTGFNSFKDISSGNGTLYTAGYFKNSFILGNVTWSSETYKMFVGKINPETLGVLNPSIGAFLIYPNPAINVLTIQSEYNLNSHYQINNIMGQTIKHGILENQTIDVSSLPQGIYIISIGGFNVKFIKK from the coding sequence TTGACAAAAATCGAAGACAATGGCACAGTTATTTGGGCTAAAAAAATCGGAGGCATGTATAATGATACAGGAAATTGTTTAACCATAAATGATAAGGCATTATATGTTGCAGGAGAATTCAACTCTCCAATGCTGACCATTGGAACTATAACTCTAATCAATGAAATTGGCACGACTCCAATAAATAATGAAAATGGTTTTTTGGCCAAATATTTACTCGATGGATCTCCTGTTGGAGCTATTGCACCAGAAAATACTGGATTTAATTCATTCAAGGATATTTCTTCAGGAAATGGAACTTTATACACTGCTGGTTACTTTAAAAATAGTTTTATATTGGGCAATGTGACTTGGTCATCTGAAACGTATAAAATGTTTGTGGGCAAAATAAATCCGGAAACTTTAGGTGTTTTAAACCCTTCAATAGGTGCATTCTTAATTTATCCAAATCCAGCTATAAATGTACTTACAATTCAATCAGAATACAACCTTAATTCACATTATCAGATAAATAATATTATGGGACAAACAATAAAACATGGGATATTGGAAAACCAGACAATTGATGTTTCTTCCTTACCTCAAGGCATCTATATTATTTCAATAGGAGGTTTTAATGTAAAATTTATTAAAAAATAA